The Clarias gariepinus isolate MV-2021 ecotype Netherlands chromosome 4, CGAR_prim_01v2, whole genome shotgun sequence genome window below encodes:
- the rabac1 gene encoding prenylated Rab acceptor protein 1 translates to MDMKSGDPFSGEAEELPAVGMISRLFPKGFSGNMAKEWLDRRRKSIRPWASFVDQRKFSKPKNFGELCQRVVRNLDAFHSNYTFIFLGLILYCIISSPMLLIALAVFVGAFYIIHLKSLESKLVVFGRELTQGHQLGLAGAVSLPVFWLAGAGTAVFWVLGATLAVIGSHAAFRELEQSDMEELLMEPV, encoded by the exons ATGGATATGAAGTCGGGTGACCCTTTCAGCGGTGAGGCTGAGGAGCTCCCTGCAGTAGGAATGATCAGCAG ACTCTTTCCTAAAGGCTTTTCTGGGAATATGGCAAAGGAGTGGCTGGACCGTCGACGCAAATCTATCAGGCCCTGGGCCAGCTTTGTGGATCAACGCAAATTTTCCAAACCGAAGAATTTCGGTGAACTGTGCCAGCGTGTTGTGAGAAACCTGGACGCCTTCCATAGCaactacacatttatctttctGGGGCTCATCCTCTACTGCAT tATCAGCTCGCCCATGCTGTTGATCGCTTTGGCTGTATTTGTTGGTGCCTTTTACATCATCCACCTGAAGTCACTAGAGTCCAAGCTGGTTGTTTTCG GGCGTGAGTTGACTCAAGGTCACCAGTTGGGACTAGCTGGAGCAGTGTCCTTACCCGTGTTCTGGCTTGCAGGTGCAGGAACAGCTGTTTTCTGGGTACTGG GTGCTACGCTGGCTGTAATTGGCTCCCACGCTGCCTTCCGTGAACTGGAACAATCAGACATGGAGGAGCTTCTGATGGAGCCTGTGTAA